The DNA region GCTCTTCAGTCTGAGCGTGTTCATCCAGGATCGTACTAGGCTAGGGGTGCTCGACAGGCTCCTCATGGGCCTCACAGCCACTAGCATCTTGGTGACTCTTCTGTCCCTCAATGCAGCTGGCCGACCTGACTACATGTCCACGACAAACCTGGGCTGCGGAGCACTCTCATTCTTCTCCAATGTCTGCTATTTCACAGCCCAGTACCTGCAGGGAGCCATGCTTCTCCTGTCCTTTCTGCCGGGATCTCCCTGCTGCCAGCTCTTGACAAGGCCTGTGGCAAGCCTAGCTGCCATTGGGGGCTGTGCTGTCTGTAGCTCCCTCACTGTGGTATCCCTGCTGGGCACATCTGGGGAGTTGCACACAACCACCATGTGCCAGGCAGATCCGCTGACTGCATGGCCCGAATACGAGATTGTCAAGTTCAGCCTGGGCTTTGCACTTGCCCTGAGCTTCCAGATGGTTCTCTTTCTCCTGTATGGTACACAGCCAGGCTGGCGAGAGGCTCCTCCTGCTCAAAATGACAGAGCCTCTGGGCGCTGGGTAGTACTGGCTGTGACTCTCAACATGCTTGCCTGTAGACTCTTCTTCAATGCGGTCCTCCTGCATCGGGCCCAGCTGAAGCTGTGGAAGGATGTGGGCTCCCCCAGAGATGAGCTGCTCATGAACCTCGCAGAGCTAGCCCTGTCTGGAGAGAG from Mastomys coucha isolate ucsf_1 unplaced genomic scaffold, UCSF_Mcou_1 pScaffold22, whole genome shotgun sequence includes:
- the LOC116070703 gene encoding uncharacterized protein LOC116070703, which gives rise to MVLVGRGWKRAFGDWGNRADHLCTRVKTTGKPENGEDFSLLVTSAPPSPLGSPAHLVISGLRALLKMDYHNMSWVRYPSHVSPAVEEVIAAQSIISRCTHVYVAVCVPLSLVMGLFSLSVFIQDRTRLGVLDRLLMGLTATSILVTLLSLNAAGRPDYMSTTNLGCGALSFFSNVCYFTAQYLQGAMLLLSFLPGSPCCQLLTRPVASLAAIGGCAVCSSLTVVSLLGTSGELHTTTMCQADPLTAWPEYEIVKFSLGFALALSFQMVLFLLYGTQPGWREAPPAQNDRASGRWVVLAVTLNMLACRLFFNAVLLHRAQLKLWKDVGSPRDELLMNLAELALSGESCINVVSILFLHTSCRLRLLGLLERLTQRCRRGLDNSMSLNRVGS